The segment TAATAAGAAATTTAGATGaatttgaataattttttttttttttttttttttaatatttcgaAAACTTTTAAAATGATTAacataatcaaaatataataaatcatttaCACTTCTAAATTTATAAGAAGGAAAATGTTCTATAGGTTCTATCATAtcttttttgaattttttttcaagattataaaaatcattTAATGTATAACTTAAAAATATGTCAtctaattttatatcattttcttgcactttattatatgcacttattaaaaaatctattaatacattttcttttatggTTAATTGATATgggtataatatatattcattattaccATAAGTACACAAgttcttcattttttgtgTATCTACTACATTTTCATCTtctttgattatttttttttttttatatgaatttttaattaaacatcttaaatgaaaatatttgttacaccatatacatttatatatatgtctttTTAAAAgtgtatataatgaaaagaaataaaatttttgatCACAAATATCACATTTGTCATTCCACGAACAAtttcttaattttataaatttatgtttatttttaaaaaatacacTAGTTTTACAACTCATCAAATTTGAATTGGGAGCACATTCTATATGACATTTATTTCTACACATAATAcattcaaaaatattttttttatgaaaaaaaaaagaataaatattctCTTCACATACATTACATAATTCTATTctatttattgtttttaaattaaaaatatgagaTGTATATGTTAAATGATAATACCCATTAGATATTTCTTCTAATTTTCCATTGTCACTTATTTTtgataaatttttttgtGATATTTCATCTTCATTACTTATAGTAGACTTTTTTGAACTATTCGAAACTTTTGTactattattcttttttctatttaattGTAGATATACAtgtattttcttcttctttttatttttccttttcgcTATAAAAATGCTCaacaatataatacaaacaCAAAAAAGGATTTTCAATATACCTATTCCTACTATgtaatcttttatttttttaataaatacaagtaaaatatttatgtaaacatttttatcaatatatgCAAAATCTTCCATTTCTTACAAAAGCTagagttttttttttttttttttttttttttttaatatcgagaaaaaaaaaagaagataaacTGAAAGTTTTTTATTAACTTGGTATATTTATGAtggttattatatttacacattttataatatttataattattattatatttttatatgttctaaTATTGTAGTATATGGTACTGTATTGTAtcctattattatattatattatattatattatattatattttttttttttttttccttctttatttatttatttattaatttatgtttattttgaatttaattttaataatatattatttcttttcttctatacaaaaaaaataatatactccACTGTTTACTTTTTTCTTGtttgttatttttcttttttttttttgttatgatTGTCCATAACTAAAACggaataattaaaaaaaaaaaaatatatatataaatatatatatatatatataatttttcttatttttataaatacttTATTTGTTCTATTTATTACTGTTGTTGTTTAATTtggttaatattttaaaattactattttataatatattttctttttcttatttcggacttttatatttaatatatagatGATTGATTCAATTTGGTCTACTtctaaaaatttaattttttttttttttttttttttttttttgaatacgCATACTAATTAATCATTATcaatttaattttacaacattaatatatttttataattatgcatattcaaaattttcaaattttaataaaagaaaaaaaaaaaaaaaaaaaaaaaaaaaattgtcaattttataacaaatatcaactttcaaatatatttcaaaatactatatctttaatttcaacgtatttttatatatttatattatatttatattatatttaattatttattttattttatttttattttattttttttaattgtcaaaatataataaaaatatcattatcaaatttttattatcaccaaaaaagaaaaatgtaacttttaaaaaaagaaaaaaaaaattttttcttcGCACATTCTTTTtggtaatataattaaaacaaaatttcattcaatatttatatataaatatttttttttttatatatatcagaAATTTCTAAAATTTTTGTGttcaataaaaaattttattttaaaatcattgtatataatattatatatatatatatatatatatataaaatatatattatatataatatatataatataaaatataaatatatattccttcttctttttattatatatatataaatatattaataatatattatatatatatatatatatatataataattttatattaatttatatataacatctTTATAATTCACTTTTTCTTCTCTTTtactgaaaaaaaatatatttgtaaatatatatatatatatatattttaattagaatctaatataaaacaatatatataaatatgtacaaatatataaaagaacaacatataattttatataaagaaaatatttaagGTAAAACAATTTTtccatataaatttttaaaaattaaataaaaaaaaaaatatatatatatatatttataaataaataaataaatatatatatattatataaaagaaaaacaaaatattgctataacaatatatgaaaatacaaaaatttagaaaaaaaaattttagacGTTTTATAcactataaaaaaataaaatatatatgtaaagaaagagaaatttacatatatatatatataatatgtttaaacATTGCTCTGTTacctttttaattataaatataattttttttttattttattttatttatttttattttattttaatttttgttttattttttttttctacataTATAACGTTCTTTTACATTATTCATTACCAACATGAAAAGTCCATTTTACTGGGTTTAGAAAAagattctttattttttaaatttaattttgatttactattatattcttctttatcaataggttcattatttttgtttatatccttccattttatatatttaccaatattgtcatttttattttctgtataatttttatcatcaataAAAGTTTCAATATcttccttttcattttttacctttttatcagtttttatattttccttcatttcttttataacaTCCTTAAATGGATTAGTGTAAATAATACATTCATTCAAACTATATTGTTCCTACAAGTAggtaaacaaaaaaaaaaaaaaaatatatatatatatatatatttaaatatatataataaaaatatgtaatattattattatgtgtatttattatttttaattattgttattatatattagtatGTACATACGCTGAATTTTGTTATTTACTCCATAATCATTTTCatgtttatgtatataactAAAgtcttttcattatatatacatatgtatatatatatatatatatatatatatatatatatatatgtattatattttcttattatgtatattaccTGAGAATTTGATGACGTatctaaattttttaatttatttaatgtatCACTTCCCCCAACAACTagcgaaaaaaaaaaaaaaataaaaaataaaataaaatatacatatatatatatataatataaattttttttttttaaattattcgaaatacataattttatacataatatatattaattcgaCATATACAAAAGCCCTTTCTTTTCTTCCATTttcattatgaaaaaaaagaaaaaaaaaaaaaaaagttcaattttattttcaattttaCCTTTTCCTATACATATGTCGGGACTTACATAATTTTCAGATAcagatatataaaacatattagaatatttttggttataatatttatagaaatatacatttccaaaagtattatttttttgaatttgtctatgatcattatattttatatatttgattgcTATATCACTATCATTATCACTATTTTCATTCATTAATGTTTCCTTAAATTTTTGTATccttttttcatcatttaatttatttcttaatttatatttttttaatttttttctccaATAAAATCCAGAAGCTGCTGcatgtacattttttttacttgaaccaaaataaacaatatttttatcatcttgttttttaaaaatatctgatttgttataatatttatattcacataaatataagaaattatGACAAAGTTTAGGATAAATATGAGTATATAATTCTATATTTAACATACCTACATCAGTAATTAGTCTTATAtaactattttttttatttgtttttatcttttcatatattatatcatgaACTTGATTTTCTGaaagataaataaaagaattttcATAAGTTACATTAGATATAGTAGATGTAACACTTTGTGCTAATTTATTATCACTATAATttgtacattttattttgatttcaTTTTCACTGCTATCACTATCATAATTTGTagaatgaatatttttattatattcatcttttttattttttaacatcttttttttttcattagaATGTTCACTTTCATTACTATCACTATTATAATCTTGTAATATTccatatacttttttttttttttcttcttcttcttcttgttctttttttcttttttctttttttgcttcttccatttcttttaatatactCATAATTGCACCATTGTCTTGAATAGACGGagcaaaaatattttttttttttttttcattgtcTTCTTGATCTCTATCATTTAAATGGCTAGCTACATAACtcgttttattatttaaaggaTCTTGTAATACAATAAAATCTTCTTTACTTATTTTATCATGAGTTATTGGGTCAaacatttcatttttattatgaaataatttatatatttcagaTGAATAAACATTACCAGTTTTTCtattcaaaataattttcgtatgtttattaaaatattttcgaGTAATAGgacaaatatattcattattatgtttataaaaattggctttaattaatttctttatatctATAGAATGTTTAATTCTCCTATCCTTTTCATCTTTACTCATTTCTTCTAAGACACTTTTCTTATCATATAATCTTCCGTCTTCATCACAATATGGTTCACTGAAAGGCCTTAAACTTATACAACTGTAAggtgaagaaaaaaaaaaaaaaaaaaaaaaatatatatatatataatatatatatatatatgtatattttatattacatataataatatcatgtTGTATGTTTTCAATTTCAttcacatttttattatatatttgaattaaCTTAgcaattaaaatattttattcaaaaatgaataaataagaaaaaaaataatttcaaatatatatacatata is part of the Plasmodium falciparum 3D7 genome assembly, chromosome: 9 genome and harbors:
- a CDS encoding peptidyl-prolyl cis-trans isomerase; the encoded protein is MGKHKHSKDKLYILQSEYRRDAEIKKKKLKSRGSSFLPFNYCCISLRPFSEPYCDEDGRLYDKKSVLEEMSKDEKDRRIKHSIDIKKLIKANFYKHNNEYICPITRKYFNKHTKIILNRKTGNVYSSEIYKLFHNKNEMFDPITHDKISKEDFIVLQDPLNNKTSYVASHLNDRDQEDNEKKKKNIFAPSIQDNGAIMSILKEMEEAKKEKRKKEQEEEEEKKKKVYGILQDYNSDSNESEHSNEKKKMLKNKKDEYNKNIHSTNYDSDSSENEIKIKCTNYSDNKLAQSVTSTISNVTYENSFIYLSENQVHDIIYEKIKTNKKNSYIRLITDVGMLNIELYTHIYPKLCHNFLYLCEYKYYNKSDIFKKQDDKNIVYFGSSKKNVHAAASGFYWRKKLKKYKLRNKLNDEKRIQKFKETLMNENSDNDSDIAIKYIKYNDHRQIQKNNTFGNVYFYKYYNQKYSNMFYISVSENYVSPDICIGKVVGGSDTLNKLKNLDTSSNSQEQYSLNECIIYTNPFKDVIKEMKENIKTDKKVKNEKEDIETFIDDKNYTENKNDNIGKYIKWKDINKNNEPIDKEEYNSKSKLNLKNKESFSKPSKMDFSCW